Proteins from a single region of Mus pahari chromosome 2, PAHARI_EIJ_v1.1, whole genome shotgun sequence:
- the Med21 gene encoding mediator of RNA polymerase II transcription subunit 21, which translates to MADRLTQLQDAVNSLADQFCNAIGVLQQCGPPASFSNIQTAINKDQPANPTEEYAQLFAALIARTAKDIDVLIDSLPSEESTAALQAASLYKLEEENHEAATCLEDVVYRGDMLLEKIQSALADIAQSQLKTRSVTHSHSLPDS; encoded by the exons ATGGCGGATCGACTCACTCAGCTGCAGGACGCTGTGAACTCG CTTGCAGATCAGTTTTGTAATGCCATTGGTGTGTTACAGCagtgtggtcctcctgcctcttttaGTAACATTCAAACAGCAATTAATAAAGATCAACCAGCCAATCCTACAGAAG agtatgCCCAGCTTTTTGCAGCACTGATTGCACGAACAGCAAAGGATATTGATGTTTTGATAGATTCCTTACCCAGTGAAGAGTCTACAGCTGCTTTACAG GCTGCTAGCTTATATAAGCTAGAAGAAGAAAATCACGAAGCTGCTACATGTCTGGAGGATGTTGTTTATCGGGGAGACATGCTTCTGGAGAAGATCCAAAGTGCACTTGCTGACATTGCACAGTCACAGCTGAAGACCAGAAGTGTTACCCATAGTCACTCTCTCCCAGACTCATAG